A window of the Brassica napus cultivar Da-Ae chromosome C5, Da-Ae, whole genome shotgun sequence genome harbors these coding sequences:
- the LOC106398142 gene encoding uncharacterized protein LOC106398142, producing MLAVALPKESHEATMCKGFSSTLIGPSLQWYINFPTRFISSFTGLSDKFVQQFASSRSLEKTSDGLYEILKHRVEPLRDYIARFNQEKVAVPECIIPTAISAFKRGLLPDGGAIQRVDHVPLQDHGRCVVSSLGACEVGEDVASYAKAQPKQDQRSARSDRGDREERSSKKGSKDSGSRNKGRFQYRPQEKKEGMSVSTWPDISHLSVSTPELVNALRQMGQQVQWPLKMKAPDSFRNPKLWCDFHRDHGHKTKDCIALRIEKAKAHLRKETAWKSKGAAPTSPPRQDRVIHVISGGSEVRGVSHESAKKSTCNSKHGLETIQPKRLLLGTDEISFTAKEQEKILAPHHDALVIYLTVANCLVKRILVYNGNSSNIIFQTAYQYLGLEESTLTHKVTPLIGFCGEVKQTAGEAILPVYAEGVNMSTKFLVVDCQ from the exons ATGTTGGCGGTTGCACTCCCTAAGGAGTCCCACGAAGCCACGATGTGCAAAGGGTTCAGTTCCACTCTGATCGGACCTTCCTTGCAATGGTACATCAATTTCCCTACCAGGTTCATATCTTCCTTCACAGGCCTGAGCGACAAATTCGTGCAGCAATTCGCAAGTAGTAGGAGCCTGGAGAAGACTTCAGATGGTCTCTACGAGATCCTCAAGCATCGAGTGGAACCCCTGCGAGActacatagcccgcttcaaCCAGGAGAAAGTGGCGGTCCCCGAATGCATCATCCCTACCGCGATCTCTGCCTTCAAAAGAGGTCTACTTCCAGATGGGGGGGCTATACAAAGAGTTGACCATGTACCTTTGCAAGACCATGGAAGATGTGTTGTCTCGAGCCTAGGCGCATGTGAAGTGGGAGAAGATGTTGCTAGCTATGCCAAGGCTCAGCCAAAGCAGGACCAAAGGTCAGCCCGATCAGATCGAGGAGACCGAGAGGAAAGATCCTCCAAGAAAGGATCCAAAGACTCTGGTAGTAGGAACAAGGGCAGGTTTCAGTACCGGCCTCAAGAGAAAAAAGAAGGGATGTCGGTATCTACCTGGCCCGATATCTCCCATCTCTCAGTATCAACACCAGAGCTAGTCAACGCACTGAGACAGATGGGCCAACAGGTTCAGTGGCCTCTAAAGATGAAAGCACCTGACTCGTTCCGGAACCCGAAACTTTGGTGCGACTTCCATCGCGATCATGGCCACAAAACCAAAGACTGCATCGCCCTGAGGATCGAG AAAGCCAAGGCCCACCTCAGAAAAGAGACAGCATGGAAATCCAAAGGAGCTGCACCAACCTCACCACCTCGCCAAGATCGGGTGATCCATGTCATATCCGGAGGTTCAGAAGTAAGAGGAGTGAGCCACGAATCCGCAAAGAAAAGCACCTGTAACTCTAAGCATGGTCTGGAAACGATCCAACCAAAGCGCCTACTTCTAGGCACCGACGAGATAAGCTTCACAGCTAAGGAGCAAGAGAAGATCCTAGCTCCCCACCATGATGCTCTAGTTATCTATCTCACCGTAGCAAACTGCTTGGTGAAAAGAATACTAGTATACAATGGCAACTCCAGCAACATTATCTTCCAGACGGCATACCAATATCTAGGGCTGGAGGAGAGCACCTTGACGCACAAGGTAACACCGCTCATCGGGTTCTGCGGCGAGGTCAAGCAAACCGCCGGAGAGGCTATCCTCCCAGTATACGCTGAAGGGGTCAACATGTCTACCAAATTCCTGGTCGTAGATTGCCAATAA